The Sedimentibacter sp. zth1 DNA segment TCAAAAAAAGGTGATATTATAGCTATCATTGTATTTAAGCCCCAGAATAATATTCCATAAATAGATATAAAACTTTTCCTTATATTCTTAATATCACAAAATTTACGTTCATTTAATTTTTCTAAATATGACCATTCTAACCTTCCTATTACTATTCCTAATAAATAAGCTACTATTAATTTTATGATTGATTGAACAATAAATAATTTTATGTTCTCATTAATATATTTATTTATAAATTCTAAGACAACCAGTAAAAATAATTGAATTGGTATTATTTGTTTTAAAGGAAACCCCACAAACATATGCCACTTCATTGTTCTCTTTGATATTTTGTTCCATTTTGAATCTACTTTTCCCATTTTTATACCTCCAAATAACATCAATTCTTTAATTATAGTCTATAATTATATGCCATTTATTCTTGCATATAACGGTCTTGTGTTCACGACGTCACTGAACCGGACACCATAGCTAGACAATCTTGGCGGTGCTCGCACCCGGTGAAGGGATGTGGTCCGACTTTCCCACTTGAACGTTCCTACTAAGATCCTTGCGTGAACACGTTGTTATAGGGAGTTTCCGTTGACTGCATAACATCTACTTTAAATATTAATTATTTATACTTTTTTAAAATACTATGTAAATTTCTTACTACAATATGGTCTCTACATGTAAGTTTATGATATATATAATCCCTTAATTCTCTACATATAAGGTAAGTTTTAATTCCCAATTTTTTTGCTCCATCACAATTTGTAATGCTGTCATCAACAAAAATAGCTTCTTCTGGTAATATATTTAATTCATTTAATGCAGTTTCATACATTAATTGATTTGGTTTAGTTACTCCTATCAAAGATGATATAACAAAAGATGAAAAGTAGTCTCTGAACCCCGCTTTAATATAAACATTCTCTAATGATGGCCATGCATCCGATACTACTGCTAATCTATATTTATTATTTAAAATTGGTAAAACATCGTAAACATCATCAAAAAATTGATATTTGTCATAGTTATATACTAAATCCTTTGCTATATATTCTATATCTTCATTATTCAAATTAAGTTCTGGTAAATTTTCAAAGAAAATTTTATAATATTTAAGGAAATGATAATATTCATCTTCTTCTGTTTTTATTAGTAACTGCTTAGACATATAATCCCCAGCTTTTGAAAAAGCTTTATTTACTTTTTTTGTTAATTGATTAAATATTTTTTTATCTACCTTACTAAAAAAATTTGGTGTAATAAACCAATGACCAGTTCTTGGTCCATTTAACACTCTACCAGAATCAATCAAAATACCTTTAATACTCATTTTATTTTCCCCTTCATTATATCTATATTAAAAATATTCAAACAATTTCTTAAAAAGACCCCAAAAATAACACTACAATAATGGATATTTCCTATAACTACTCCTTTCACGACCCAATGGTTCGCTAAAGTGGTTCATATTATGTTTATTACGTATGAAAGTTTCGTAATTTATATATTTTTATACTTATTTTTTATACTTATTTTTTATCCTTATTTTTTATACTTATTTCTTTGCTATTCTGTCTATCGGACTTACTATTTTCTTTAGGTCCTTATTTGTTACGTGAGTGTATATTTGAGTTGTTTTTGTACTAGAATGTCCTAGTAATTCTTGTATGTATCGTATATCTGTACCATATTCTAGTAAATGAGTTGCAAAAGAATGTCTTAATGAATAAATTCCTACATTTTTATTTATATTAGCTTTTATACAAGCTTTTTTAAATATTTTTTGGACTGAGCGAACTGATAGATGCTCAGATTTATCTGCACCTGGAAAAAGCCAATCTTTAGGTCTGTATAACTTAAAATATCTTCTAAGTTCATTTAATGTTTCCTGTGCTAAAATTGTATATCTATCTTTATTACCTTTACTATCTTTTACAAATATAGTCATTCTGTTGCTATCTATATCTGAAACTTTAAGACTAACCACTTCGCTTACTCTTAAACCACTAGAATATACTACATATAATATAGTTCTATGTTTTTGATTTGTAACCGAATTTAATATTTTAGTTACATCTTCTTCACTTAATACTTTAGGTAATGGTTTTACAGTTTTAGGTCTTGGAAAGTTTTTAAATTCAATATTCTTATTAAGTATATAATTACAATACAGTTTTATTGCACTATATGCTTGAGTAGTATATGAGTTTGAATTGTCCTTAATATTCATTAAATAATACATGTAATTCTTAATATCTTCTACTGTTACTTCATTAAGATCTTTATTTAAGAACTCCTTAAATCTTTTTATGTGAGCTTTATACGCTTTTTTAGTTGAATTACTATATCCCTTTATTGACAGTAATTGATCAAAAGAGTCTACACATACCTCAAACTCATTATTAATTAAATTACGGTTAATAATATTATTAGGTACAGTCCACGTTCTATCATATGAATTATATTTTCTACCTTTGATATTCCTAACAACTTGTACTATTTTTTCATCATATTTAAACTTTAATTGTAGCCGATCACCCTCTTCTGTGCAAAATATCTTCATATCAACACTCCTCATATATTCTAAGTATATGGTATAATTAATTTAATATTATGTTTAACATATAATGAACAGCATTTTTTCAAAATACCTAAATTAAAAATGAGTATAATTTTACCATTAAAATACACAAAATATTTCAAATATCCTCACTACACACTTTTGTATATATTTGGGGTTATTGTAACATTTTAATACAAATTATGCAATAGTTTTTCGTTTTAAGCCAATTAGTCTTGCTAAAAAACTTATCCACGTATTTGGCTTATGCGAGTGGAGCTACAGTTACAATTCTCAATGCGTAACATAGCTGAAAAAAGGAAAATTATTCTTTCCTTTTTTAAAGGCCCCCAAAGAATGACCTATAATTTCTTTCAAAGACTAGCTATATCAAGACAAAAAAACTAGCTATAACAAAACTTACAAAAACTAACCCTACCAAAATAAAATCGACTTACGCAAGGCTGACTTAGAAGAAAAAAGAATAATCTTGCTTTCAAAGCATTGTGGAGCATTGCTAAGAATTGTACAAAGCAAAACGAGCGTTTTAAGCCAACTAGTCTTGCTTAAAAACTCATCCCACGTATTTGGCTTATGCGAGTAGCGCTGCAATTACAATTCTCAATGCGCAACATAGCTGAAGAAAGCAAATTATTCTTTCCTTTTTTTGAGGACACCAAAGGATGACATATAAGGTCTTACAAAGACTAGCTACATCAAGACAAAAAAGCTAGCTATAACAAAACTTACAAAGACTAACCCCACCAAAATAAAATCGACTTCCGCAAGGCTAACTTAGAAGAAAAAAGAATAATCTTGCTTTCAAAGCACTGTGGAGCATTGCAAAGAATTGTACAAAGCAAAACGAGCGTTTTAAGCCAATTAGTCTTGCTAAAAAACTTATCCACGTATTTGGCTTATGCGAGTGGAGCTACAGTTACAATTCTCAATACGCAACATAGCTGAAGAAAGCAAATTATTCTTTCCTTTTTTAAAGAACACCAAAGTATGACATATCAGTTCTTGCAAAGACTAGCTGTAGAAAGACCAAAGATACTAGCTGTAACAAGACCTTAGTAACTAGCTACAACAATACTATAGATATATCTATAACAAGCCCACAAAGACTATCTACAACAATACTATAAACCTATCCATAGAATAACCCCAACGCCTAGCCTTAACAAAAAAAGAAAGCTTCTTGCTAAAAAGCAAGAAACCTCCTTCGCCATAATTTTTATAATAAAAACCATGTCTTCACTAATCTATGAAAAGCTATTCATCTTCCCCCCAGAAATATAAACAAACTCTTTTTATTCTCCCCCATGAGTTTCTTTATACGCATGAATAACTTTTTCCGCCATATTCATTGGCATCTCATCATATCTTAAGAATTCCATCTCAAAACTTCCCCTCGCATGAGTCATACTTCTCAAATCAATTGCATATGTGTACATCTCAGCTTGCGGTGCCTCTGCATGAATTATTTGAGTACCGTAGTTTGTTGGATCCATACCTAATATTCTTCCACGACGTTTATTCATATCCCCCATAACATCGCCCATATATTCATCAGGTATTTCTATTTCAACCTTTGCAATTGGCTCTAAAAGCACTGGCTTAGCTTCCTTCATACCTTTTTTAAACGCTAATGAAGCAGCAATTTTAAACGCCATCTCGTTTGAGTCAACATCATGATATGATCCATCATACAATACAGCTTTAACATTAACAACTTTACATCCAGCTAAAACACCTTTGTCTAAACAATCTCTTAAACCTTTCTCAACAGCAGGAATATAGTTACGCGGTACACTACCACCAAATATTTCTTCTGCAAATTCAAATTCTTGATTTGAAGGTTCAAATCTAATATGAACATCACCATATTGACCAGCCCCACCAGATTGCTTTTTATGTTTCCCTTGAACATCTGATTTGCTTTTTATTGTTTCTCTGTATGCAACCTTTGGACTTGTCAATTCTATTTCAACTTTAAATAAATTCTTAAGTTTATTTTTAATTACTTCCAAATGCATATTGCCCTGACCACCTAATACTAATTCCTTAGTTTCAATGTTTCTTTCATGGCTAAATGATTGGTCTTCTTCAGCTAACCTATTAAGTCCTATTCCAACTTTTTCTTCCATATCTTTAGACTTAACAGATGCTGCCATAAACAATGATGGCTTAGGTAATTTAACAGAATCAAACACAATAGGGTTTGATTTTAATGATATAGTATCTCCGGTTTTAAAATGTTGCAACTTAGAGACAGCTCCTATATCTCCAGCAGTTATTTCGCTTGCTTCTATTTGTTCCCTACCTCTTAAAAAGAATACCGAACCAACTCTTTCAGACTGTCTTGTACTTGCATTATATATTTCCATATCTTTTTTTAGTGTTCCTGAATACACTTTAAACAAGTTAATTTTACCAACAAATGGATCAACTATAGTCTTGAAAACGTATGCAGAGAGTGGATCAGAAGAATCTACTTTTCTCTTTTCAGTAACCTCATCGTTATGTCCAGTTACTTCGCTTAAATCTTCAACACTTGGCAAATACTCTATAACCATTTTTATTAATTCTCTAACACCAATAGTTTTTTGTGCAGATGCTACAATTATTGGAACAATTTCTCCCGACAATATAGCTTTTCTTAAACCATCGTGAATTTCTTCATCACTAAAAGCTTCTCCTGCAAAATATTTTTCCATCATTTCTTCATCAGTTTCAGCCACTGACTCCATAAGCATATCTTTTAATTCTTGTGATTTTGCTACTGCATATTTAGGTACTTCACCCTTTACACACTCTTTACCATTGAATATATATCCTTCAGCTGAAATAACATCAACATATCCACAAAAACTTGTTTGTTCCCCTATTGGAACAGAAAATGGAACAACTTTTTTACCAAACTTTTCTCTTAATTGTTCTAGTATCTTATCATAACTAACGTCTTCTTTATCAAGCTTATCTAGTAATATTACCCTTGGGATCTTCCTGTCTTCTGCATATTTCCAAACCTTTTCAGTCCCCACTTGAACTCCTGAAGTCGCATCAACAATTAAAACAGCACCACTACATACTCTCAATGCACTGTATACTTCTCCTACAAAATCGAAATAACCAGGTGTGTCAAAGAAATTTATTTTAGTATCGTAATACTCTATTGGTATAACTGATGTTCCTATAGAAAATTGTCTGTCCTTTTCTTCTTTGTCATAATCAGAAACAGTATTTCCTTCTTCAACCTTACCCATTCTATTTGTAGCTTTAGTCATGTATAAAAGTGATTCCATTAAAGTTGTTTTACCACATCCTCCATGTCCAAGTAATGCCACATTTCTAATCTTGTCAGTACTGTAAGTTTTCATCAAAATGTTCCTCCTATTTTATTTATGCTTTTATTTATTTTATAATAACATTTCATAAACTTCAAGTATTTTTAGAAAACGTTATCATCAATATGTAAAAAAAAAGTTAAATGATTTTTATATTGTCGAATAATATCATTGTATAAACTTTTTTTAATACTTTATTTTGTTTTGCTTTCAATTTTACTATTTTTATTATGTTTAGACATTTTATCCTTAGTATCTTTTTTAATACATTTTCCAGTAAAAGTAGCTCCCTCTTCCATTGATAATGTGTTTACAATTATATCTCCATTAACAACACCAGTTTCTTTAATATGCATTTTTCCGTTACAATTTACATTTCCATCTATCTTACCAGAAATGATTATATTTTCACAATTGATATCACCTTTAATATACCCACTTTCGCCTAGATAAAGAGACTCCGAAATCACTTCGCCCATTACTTTGCAATCCAACCTTATACAATCAATAGAAGTGAATTTACCTTCTATTTCAATACCAGTTGAAACAATAGTATCTAATTTTTCCAAATTAAATGATTTGGTAGCAGAACTTAACTTCTTCATAATTATCCTCCTAAATCTATTTTAAGTATTCTTCTATTGTTAATGGATCAATAAATTGTCCATAATAATGTATTTCAAAGTGTAGATGCGAGCCATAGCTTAAACCTGTATTTCCCATAAGCGCTATAACATCTCCTTGTTTAATTTTCTCTCCAACCGTTACATATCTTCTTGATAAGTGTGCATATCTTGTTCTAAATCCATATTTATGTTGTATTGTAATATAGTATCCATAACTTGAATTATAAGTCGATTCTATTACCGTTCCATTACCTGCTGCATATATTTTTGAACCAATATTATTTGCTATATCAACACCCCTATGAAAACGACCCCATCGTGGTCCAAAGTAGGATGTTATTCTACCGTATGCTGGAAAATTAACGGGCATATCTTGATAATATTCTATTTTATCTTCTACATCTGTTTGAAGCTCAGCTATTTCTATTTTAAGTTTATTTATATCGTTTAGCAACTTTCCATTATTTTTTTCAATATTACTTTTTTCACTAGTAATATTACTTGTATATAAAGCAACACTATCGTAATCACTTTCTTTAGTAGGTATTGTTACACCTCTAATTGTTCCAGCCCTTGAGGAAGAACTTGGTGTTATATTCGCAGTTATATTTTTGTTATTATCTACTTTTGCATCATCTTTAATACCAACTTTTTCTTTTATATTATCAATTGATTTATGTAACTCAATTAATTC contains these protein-coding regions:
- a CDS encoding HAD-IA family hydrolase, giving the protein MSIKGILIDSGRVLNGPRTGHWFITPNFFSKVDKKIFNQLTKKVNKAFSKAGDYMSKQLLIKTEEDEYYHFLKYYKIFFENLPELNLNNEDIEYIAKDLVYNYDKYQFFDDVYDVLPILNNKYRLAVVSDAWPSLENVYIKAGFRDYFSSFVISSLIGVTKPNQLMYETALNELNILPEEAIFVDDSITNCDGAKKLGIKTYLICRELRDYIYHKLTCRDHIVVRNLHSILKKYK
- the xerA gene encoding site-specific tyrosine recombinase/integron integrase — protein: MKIFCTEEGDRLQLKFKYDEKIVQVVRNIKGRKYNSYDRTWTVPNNIINRNLINNEFEVCVDSFDQLLSIKGYSNSTKKAYKAHIKRFKEFLNKDLNEVTVEDIKNYMYYLMNIKDNSNSYTTQAYSAIKLYCNYILNKNIEFKNFPRPKTVKPLPKVLSEEDVTKILNSVTNQKHRTILYVVYSSGLRVSEVVSLKVSDIDSNRMTIFVKDSKGNKDRYTILAQETLNELRRYFKLYRPKDWLFPGADKSEHLSVRSVQKIFKKACIKANINKNVGIYSLRHSFATHLLEYGTDIRYIQELLGHSSTKTTQIYTHVTNKDLKKIVSPIDRIAKK
- the fusA gene encoding elongation factor G; this translates as MKTYSTDKIRNVALLGHGGCGKTTLMESLLYMTKATNRMGKVEEGNTVSDYDKEEKDRQFSIGTSVIPIEYYDTKINFFDTPGYFDFVGEVYSALRVCSGAVLIVDATSGVQVGTEKVWKYAEDRKIPRVILLDKLDKEDVSYDKILEQLREKFGKKVVPFSVPIGEQTSFCGYVDVISAEGYIFNGKECVKGEVPKYAVAKSQELKDMLMESVAETDEEMMEKYFAGEAFSDEEIHDGLRKAILSGEIVPIIVASAQKTIGVRELIKMVIEYLPSVEDLSEVTGHNDEVTEKRKVDSSDPLSAYVFKTIVDPFVGKINLFKVYSGTLKKDMEIYNASTRQSERVGSVFFLRGREQIEASEITAGDIGAVSKLQHFKTGDTISLKSNPIVFDSVKLPKPSLFMAASVKSKDMEEKVGIGLNRLAEEDQSFSHERNIETKELVLGGQGNMHLEVIKNKLKNLFKVEIELTSPKVAYRETIKSKSDVQGKHKKQSGGAGQYGDVHIRFEPSNQEFEFAEEIFGGSVPRNYIPAVEKGLRDCLDKGVLAGCKVVNVKAVLYDGSYHDVDSNEMAFKIAASLAFKKGMKEAKPVLLEPIAKVEIEIPDEYMGDVMGDMNKRRGRILGMDPTNYGTQIIHAEAPQAEMYTYAIDLRSMTHARGSFEMEFLRYDEMPMNMAEKVIHAYKETHGGE
- a CDS encoding polymer-forming cytoskeletal protein, producing MKKLSSATKSFNLEKLDTIVSTGIEIEGKFTSIDCIRLDCKVMGEVISESLYLGESGYIKGDINCENIIISGKIDGNVNCNGKMHIKETGVVNGDIIVNTLSMEEGATFTGKCIKKDTKDKMSKHNKNSKIESKTK
- a CDS encoding M23 family metallopeptidase, whose protein sequence is MLKKNISKSKKYKGTKFHFIIFQTTKKPIKLTVPKILVYGIIPVIIISFVTLLFALYNSNEKNVCLNDKLNNITIKLLAIESQKVETDNENIALKKSLEKKTNQILKSKDELIELHKSIDNIKEKVGIKDDAKVDNNKNITANITPSSSSRAGTIRGVTIPTKESDYDSVALYTSNITSEKSNIEKNNGKLLNDINKLKIEIAELQTDVEDKIEYYQDMPVNFPAYGRITSYFGPRWGRFHRGVDIANNIGSKIYAAGNGTVIESTYNSSYGYYITIQHKYGFRTRYAHLSRRYVTVGEKIKQGDVIALMGNTGLSYGSHLHFEIHYYGQFIDPLTIEEYLK